The nucleotide sequence GGTGCTCGCGGCCATGGCGTTGCTGCCCGTCGGGCCGGTGGTGGCGCTGGTCCTGCTCGGGGTGGTAGGGCTCGTCTTCTCCGTGATGTTCCCGACGCTGGTCGCCCTTGCGAGCCGGGACGCACCCGCCCAGGAGAGCGGCGCGGTGACGGCGGTCATGGTGCTGTCGTCCACGCTCGGGTCGATGACCCTGCCCGCCCTGACCGGTGCCGCCGCCCAGTGGACCGGGCAGCTCGGCGCGACCATGGTGGCCATGGGTGCCGGCCTGGCGCTGGCCTACGTCTTGCTGATACCCAACCGGCGTGCGCTCGCGGGGGCGGTGGCGCCGGCCGCCGTGGCGCCCGGTGCCGTGCGGCCGCAGGCCGAGCGTTGACCCGAAGCGCAAGGCGGCAGCCTGCGGGTGGAGCACCGGCGTTCGCACCCCGGGAGCCGGGCTTCGCTCCGGGTCACGAGGCGGGACGCTGCTCGACAGGCGCTTGTACGATCCGGCCCAGGGCCTCCACGACCCGAGGGTCGAACTGGGTCCCTGCGTAGCGGCGCAGCTCCGCCAGGGCCTGCGCGCGGGTGCGGGCTTCCCGGTAGGCTCGAGGGGTCGTCATGGCGGTGAAGGCGTCGATCACGGCCACGATGCGGGCCTCGAGCAGGATGGCTTCCCCGGCCAGCCCCTGGGGGTAGCCCGTGCCGTCGAAGTGCTCGTGGTGCTGGTGGATGATCCGGGCGGCCAGGTCCAGGCTCTCGAGCCGTTGGACGATGGCCCGGCCGACGGCGGGGTGACGGCGAACGGCGGCCCACTCCCCCTGGGTCAGGTGCCCGCGCTTCTGCAAGACGTGGTCGGGAATGGCCAGTTTCCCGATGTCGTGGAGCATCGCCGCGTAGGCCAGCTGCTGCAGGCGATCCTGTGCGATCCCCAGCTCCTTGCCGACGGCAACCGCGAGGTGCGCCATTTCGTGACCGTGGTCGGCGTCCGCTGCGGCATGCGGGGAGCCGGCGTCGCGGGCCTCGGCGAGAGCTGCCAGCGCCTCGACCGCCTGCCGCAGCGTCAGGTGGAGCCGCCGCGCCTTGTCGAGATGCGCCCAGGCCTGGGCCGCAAAGGCGACGAGCGCCTGCAACAGAGTCCAGTCGTGGGCGACGGGAGGCGGTGCCGGCACGGGCGAGAAGGCGCCCGGCTCGGGGGATGCAAGCGCCACGCGCACGTGTCCGAGGCGCTCCCCTTTCGCGCGCAGGGGCAGCTTCGCCTCCACCGCGGCGCCCCGCCCGGCGGGAGCCGTCCAGGTGTACACGAGGTGGTTCTCCCGTTCGGCGTCGAGCAGGCCTTCCGCCGGCTGAGGGGGCCTCGCCACCCAGACTTCCAGGAGAAAGCAGCCGCACGCCTCGTGCGCGGCGCGGGCGAGGGCCGCCCAGACTTGCTCTGCTTGCGTGGCCTCGCCCAACTCCCCGGCAAGGCGGGCAAGGATGCGCGAGCCTGGCGCGTCCGCACACCCCCGGTCCCTTTGCCCGCTCTCCCCGTCCATGGGAGCCCCCTTCGGCGATACGCCGCCAACCGCCGGAAAGGAGCGGCGCCAGCTCCCGGGCGCCGCAAGCCCTGGTCAGTCCTTCCATCGGCATGGAAAGCGGTCTCTTGGAGCGCTCTGCCCTTCGGGAGCGCTCAACCCCCGTAGAACCACCCGGTCTCCCACATGTCGAGCGGACGGGCCTGCGGGTCGCGCAAGCCTGCGTGCACGACCTCGGCGACGTAGACCGTGTGGTCTCCCCGCTTCACGGCATCGGTGACTCTCGCCTCGAACCACGCCGGCACGACGGCCAACACCGGCGCTCCGGTCGTGGCCCCCGGCTCGAACGCATAGCCGTTGACCCGCCCGTCGCGCACCTCCGTCGAGCGGAAAAAGGCCTGGGCCACGTCCTTCTGATCGGCCGAGAGGACGTTGACGGCGAAAGCACGAGCCCGATCGACCACCGCGTGCAGCAGGCTGTCGACTTTGAGGCCCACCATGACCAGAGGGGGCGTGAACGAGGCCTGGGACAGCCAGTTGACCGTGCCCGCCGCCAGCTCGCCTCCCTGCGCCGCCGACACGACATAAAGGCCGTAGGTCAGTTTGCGCAACACCTGCTTCTTGACCTGGGGATCCAGCGCCATCGTGAACCGAGCCCTCCTCGACGGTTCCGGCTAGGATGCTTCTGGCATTGCATAACCTGCCCGAAAGGCGCGGCGCAAGTGCAGGAGTGGGGTCGATACGCCCTCGAATTCCCGGAGAAGGCCCCGGGCGCAAGCATGCAAGATGGCCGGAAAGTGACGGCCGGAAAGCGGGGAGGGATGATGCGCGTGTCCGAGTGGCGGTCGAGGTGGACGAGGATGGCGGGGCTGGGGCTGCTGGCGCTGGCGCTGGTGACGGCTGGGACTGCGCCGGGTGCCACGGCCGAGGCCCCCAAGCGGGTCGCGTACGTCATCAACGGTTCGTTGGGGGACCAGTCGTTCTACGACTCCGGCTACGAAGGGCTCAAGCGGATCGAGAAGGAGTTCGGGGTCGAGACCCGGGTGGTCGAGGCGAAGTTCACGCCGTCGCTCTACTACCCGTCGCTCCAGCAGGCCGCCCGCTGGGCGGACGTCGTCTTCGTCATCTCGTACGGAATGGAAGACCAGCTGCAACAGATAGCCGATCAAAACCCCAATAAGGTCTTCGTCAACGTGGACACCGTGGTCACCAATTCGAAGAAGACCATCTCGAGCATCGACTTCCGGGAGAGCGAGGGCGCGTTCATGGCCGGGGTCGTGGCGGCGATGATGACGACCTATACCAAACTCCCCGGCATCAACCCTCAGAAGGTGATCGGTGCGGTGGGCGGCGACGACGACCCGGTGATCCGCGACTTCGTGTACGGGTACGAGCAAGGAGCGCACTACGTCGACCCGGAAGTGAAAGTCCAGACGGTGTACGTCGGCAGCTGGGACGACCCGGTGAAAGGCAAGCAGGCGGCCCTGCAGCTGTTTGCCCAGGGGGCCGACGTGGTCTTCAACATCGCGGCGCTCACGGGCGTCGGGGTGCTGCAGGCGGCGCGCGAAGCCGGCAAGTACGCCATCGGGGTCGACACCAACCAAAACGGGCTGGAGCCGGGGCACGTGCTCACTTCGGACATCAAGGACGTCGGCGGGTCCATGTACCAGGTCTTCCGGATGATCCGGGACGGGACGTACAAGCCGGGGACGGTCTACAGTTTCGGTCTGAAGGAGCGGGCCGTCGGCTTGGCCATCGACGACCACTCCCGCCAGCTGATCCCCGCCGGCTACCTCCAGCGGATCGAGGCCATCCGCCAGAAGGTCATTTCCGGGGAAATCGAGGTCAAGCCGTACCGGCCGTGAGCGTCCGATGATCGAACTTCGCCATCTCTACAAGATCTTTCCGCCCCGGACGGTGGCGGTGCGTGACGTGTCGCTCGCCGTCCGGGACGGCGAGATCCACGCGCTGGTCGGGGAGAACGGCGCCGGCAAGTCGACCCTGATGCGGATCCTGTACGGGATGCTACGCCCGGACGGCGGGGAGATCCGCATCGATGGGCGGCGGGTGAGCTTCGGCTCGCCCACGGAGGCCATGGCCGCCGGCATCGGCATGGTGCACCAGGAGTTCATGCTGGTGCCGTCCCTGCCGGTGTACGAAAACGTCGTGCTCGGCAGCGAACCGGTCCGCCGGTTCGGGCGAATCGACTGGGAGGCGGCGAAAAGGCGAGTCGACGAGCTGGCCCGGCAACTGCGGGCCGGCATCGATCTCCACCAACGCGTGGAGCGCCTGTCGGTCGCTGCACAACAAAAGGTGGAAATCCTCAAAATCCTCTACCGCAACGCGCGCGTCCTGATCCTGGACGAGCCCACCGCCGTCTTGACGCCCCAGGAGACCCGGGAGCTGTTCGAGCGCCTGCGAGAGTTCCGGCGCGAGGGCCGTACCGTCGTCTTCATCAGCCACAAGCTCGATGAGGTGCTGGCCATCTCGGACCGCATTTCCGTGATGCGCCAGGGCAGGCTCGTCCGCACGCTGGACAACCAGGGGGTGAGCGCGCGGGAGCTGGCCCACCTCATGGTAGGCGGCGAGCTCGCTCCCTTCACCCGGGCCGGCACGGCGGAGAGGAGACCGCAGGCCGGGGACCAGGGCCGGGTCGTGGCCGGCGATGGCCGCCGTGGAGGGGGACCGGCGCTGGAGGTGCGGCACGTGACCCTGCCGGGCCGGGGAGGGCGGCCCGTGTTGCAGGACGTGTCGCTGGCGGTCTGGCCGGGGGAGATCGTGGGGATCGCCGGCGTCGAGGGCAACGGCCAGGCGGAGCTGGTGCAGGTGATCGTGGGACTGCGCAGGCCGCAGGCCGGCCAGGTGCTGGTGGGCGGGCGCGACGTGACGGCCCACTCCATTGAGCAGCGCCGGCAAAGCGGGCTCAGTTTCGTGCCGCAGGACCGGAAAGGGGCGGGAGCAGCTCCGGCGGGTACCCTGGTCGAGAACGCGGCCCTGGGGCACCACCGCCGCGAGCGCCTCACCCGCTGGCGCGGGCGGCTGCTCGACCGGCGGGCGATGCTGGAGCTGACCGTCGATATCCTCCGAAAGCACCGGGTGGCGGCGGCCGGGCCCCGGGCCCCTTTCCGGTCGCTTTCGGGGGGTAACCAGCAAAAGCTGATCCTGGGCCGGGAGCTGGCCTTCGATAGCCCCGTGCTGGTGCTGGACCAGCCTACGCGGGGTCTCGACGTCGCATCCACGCGCTTCGTTCACGAGACACTGCAGGAGCTGCGGGCGCGCGCCAAGGCGATCCTCGTGGTTTCGGCGGACCTGGACGAGCTGTTCGCGCTGGCCGACCGCCTGCTCGTCATGTTCGGCGGGCAAGTGGTCGCCGAGCTCGATCCCGGCGTGGCCACCCGGGAGCAGGCCGGCGAGTGGATGCTCGGGGGAAGGATGCCGGCATGAGGGAGACATTGCGCCAGCTCGCCCTGGGGCTGGCCGGTATCGTGCTCGCCCTGGCGGCCGGAGCGGTGGCCCTGGCAGCCCGGGGCCAGGCCCCCCTCGATGTGTACCGGGTGCTCTTCCGGTACGCGGCCGGTTCCTGGTACGACCTCTCCAACAGCCTCCACAACGCGGTGCCGCTCATCCTCACGGGGCTGGCAGCAGCGGTGGGCTTCGGTTCGGGGGTCGTCAACCTGGGCCAGCAGGGCCAGCTGCTTCTGGGCGCGCTGGCGACCGCCCTCGTGGGGGTGGCGCTCCCGCTGCCGCCGGCGCCGGCCCTGGCGGTGGGGATCGCCGCCGGGATGCTGGCCGGGGCGCTGTGGGGGGCGCTCGCAGCCTGGATGCGCCACCGGCTCGGCATGGACGAGTTCATCACGACCCTGATACTCAACTTCGTGGCCGTTTACGCGACGGGCTACCTCGTCACGTACCCGCTGATGGACCCGAAGGCGTACACGCCCATGACCGTCCAGGTGTTGCCGGCGTACTGGCTTCCGCGGCTTTCGGCGAGCGCCGAGCTCGACGCCGGGATGCTCCTCGCCGGTGCGGCGGTGCTGGCCATGGCGCTGGCGGCCCGGTATACCCCGCTCGGGTACGAGTGGCGCATGATGGGCCTCAACGCGCTGGCGGCGAAGCTGGCCGGGATCGATACGGCCCGTAACGTCTCCCTGGCCCTGTGGGTGGGAGGCGCTCTTTCGGGGCTGGCCGGCGCGCTCTTGGTCATGGGAGGCGTGCAGCACCGGTTCGTCGACGGCATGGCGGCCAACTACGCCTGGGACGGCATCATGGTGGCCATCATCGGCCAGACCGGGGTCGTGGCTACCACCCTGTACGCGCTCTTCTTCGGCGCCCTGCAGACGGGTTCGCTCGGCATGGAGTTCGAGGTGGGCGTCCCCTCGGAGTTCAGCATGGTGGTGCAGGCGCTGGTGGTGGTCTTCGCCGTGGCGGGTCCGCTCCTGCTGGATCGCACCCTGACCCGGTGGGCGCTTCGCCGGGTGGAGAAGGAGGTCGTCTCCCCTGGAGCTGGTCACGGGGCTGCTGGCGGCGGCGCTTAGCGCGGCCACGCCCATCGCCCTCGCGTCGCTGGGCGGCATCTTCACTTACCACGCCAACACGTTCAACATCGCCATGGAAGGCATGATGCTCGCCGGCGCCTTCTTCGCCGTGGCCGCCAGCTACCTGACGGGGAGCTGGGCGGCCGGCGTGGCGGCGGCGGTGGGAGCCGGGCTCTTGCTGGCGGCGCTGTTCGCGCTGGTGGCCATCGGGCTGCGCTGCGACGAGTTCGTCACCGGGATCGCCATCAACATGCTGGCGCTGGGAGGCACCACGTTCCTGCTGCGGCTGTGGTTCAACGTGAAAGGAGCGCTGGTCTCGCCTCGGATCGCCGCCCTGCCCCGCTGGCACATCCCGGGGCTCGAGCAGGTGCCGTTCTTGGGAGACGTCCTGAGCGGCCACGCCTTCCTCGTTTACGTGACCTGGGCTGCCGTCGCGGCGGTCCACTGGGTCATCTTCTCCACCCGCTTCGGGTTACGGCTGAGGGCGAGCGGCGAGTCGCCCGACGCGGCGGCGTCGCTGGGGGTGAGCCCGAGCCGTTACAAGTACTGGGCGGCCCTGCTGTCGGGGCTGTTGAGCGGCCTGGCGGGCGCCTATCTGTCGCTCGGATACGTGAGCCTCTTCACCGAAAACATGTCCAACGGGCGGGGCTGGATCGCCCTGGCCGCCATCATCCTGGTGCGCGCCCGGCCCGTGCCGATGCTGCTCATCTCGCTGCTGTTCGGCTTCTTCGACGGCATGGGCATGGCGCTGCAGGGGGCCAAGTTTCCGGCCCAGCTGACCCACATGCTCCCCTACCTCGCCACGCTGCTGGCCCTGTACTCGTACGCCCGCACGGCACGGCGACGCCGGCTGGCAGAAGGAGTGACGTCTTGATGGCTTCCAGGGCTTGGGAGATGGAACGAGACTTGAGGCGGCAGGCCAGGCCGCCCCGGGAGGGCGTCGCCCACGACGCCCTGCGCTGGAAGCAGGCGGTCGACGCCCTCAGCGCCCCGGTGCGATTGGCTCGGGTGTTGTGGGAGAGCGAGGTGCCGGCCTCTGGGGCGCCCGATCGGCTGATCGTGGGAGCCATCCAGTCGGTGGCCAACCGGGGGCGGGACGTCACCCGGGCCGAGGCCCTCATCCCGGCGGCGCAGGAGGCTTTCGAACGAAACGACGACCTTACCCTGAGCCGGGTGGTGGCCGAGATCTACCGGGAGCTGTGGCAGGCACCCCTGGTGGCGGACCACCCCTATCATCGCTTCGTCCATCCCGACACCTGGGAGGACGTGAGAGCGAGCCTGCCCGGCGCTCGAGAGGATGCGGGGGGCGCGGGGACCGGCCTGCCGGGCGGGGGCCCGGATCGGGCCTCGTATCTCGGCTCCGACGCGTATCTCGACCGGGTGCATGCGGCGTGGCTCGGCAAGAACATCGGTGGCGCCCTGGGGACGCCCCTCGAGGGCTACACCGGCCGGGCCATCCGCGAGGCGTGGGGCGAGGTGCGCGGCTACGTCCGCCCGCCCTCCACGCTCAACGACGACATCACCTACGAGATCGCCTTCTTGAGCGCGTTGGAATCGCATGGAGCGGCGCTCGACTCGCAAGAGCTGGCCCTGCGGTGGCTCGATCTCATCCCCATGGGCTGGAGCGCCGAACTGGTCGCGCTCGACAACCTGCGGCGGGGCCTCATGCCGCCGGTCTCGGGCCGTTACCTCAACCCGTACTCGGAGTGGATCGGCGCGCAGATGCGGGGGGAGGTATGCGGGCTCGTGGCGCCGGGCCGCCCGATGGAGGCCGTGCGGTGGGCCTGGATCGACGGGATCGTTTCCCACGAGAAAAACGGCGTGTACGCCGAGATGTACAACGCGGCGCTGGTGAGCCTCGCCTTCGTCCAGCCCGACGTGAGGGCCCTGCTCGAGCAGGCCCTCGCCTACGTGCCGCAGGCCAGCGAGTTCGCCGACGTGGTGCGCCGCACCCTCGGGTGGTGCCGGCAGGCGGCGAACTGGCAGGAGGCGTGGGCCCGAGCGGAGGCGGCTTTCGAGGCGTACCACTGGATTCACGCGTATCCCAACGCGGCGGCGGTGATCGTGGGCCTCTGGTGGGGCCAGGGGGACTTCGACGAGACGCTGCACGTCGTGGCCATGTGCGGGCTGGATGTCGACTGCAACGCGGGCCAGGCGGGAGCCATCCTCGGGGCGGCGAAGGGGACGGCCGCCATCCCGGCTGCCTGGAGCGCACCGCTCGAGGATACCCTCGAGACCTACGTGAAAGGCTTCGAGCGCATGCGGATCTCGGAGCTGGCCCGGTGGACGGCCCGTCTCGCCGCCGGCCTCGGCTCGGGGAGGTAGCGTCGTTGGACGAGCGAGCTCCGGCATCCTGGAGCGACGAGCTCGCCGCCTCCGGTTGGGAGGCGGTGGCAAGCGCCCTCGCCGCGCGGGAGCGGTCCGAACCTGACCAGGTGCGAAGGGCGATCGAGGACCTGGTACGCGCCGGCTCGGTCGAGGCGGCCCGGGCCATCCAGGCGTACCGGGAGCGCTCAGGCGTCAAGCGGCTGCGCCAGCTGGCCGGGCAGAGCCTTGGGGTGCTGGCCGCCCGGGGCGTACGCCTGCAGACCGAGGGCCCCGGCCGGGCCGAACGGGTGAGTCCGGAGAGCCATGCCCTGGTGAGCCTGTACGACGGCCGCGGCTTGCGGGTGGTCGTCCTGGCGGTACACCCGCCCGGGCGAGGGATGGCCCTGCTGTGGGCGGCGCTCGACGACGGTGGAGCGCTGGCCTGGACCCGGCTCGAGGAAGGGGCG is from Limnochorda sp. L945t and encodes:
- a CDS encoding BMP family lipoprotein, with protein sequence MSEWRSRWTRMAGLGLLALALVTAGTAPGATAEAPKRVAYVINGSLGDQSFYDSGYEGLKRIEKEFGVETRVVEAKFTPSLYYPSLQQAARWADVVFVISYGMEDQLQQIADQNPNKVFVNVDTVVTNSKKTISSIDFRESEGAFMAGVVAAMMTTYTKLPGINPQKVIGAVGGDDDPVIRDFVYGYEQGAHYVDPEVKVQTVYVGSWDDPVKGKQAALQLFAQGADVVFNIAALTGVGVLQAAREAGKYAIGVDTNQNGLEPGHVLTSDIKDVGGSMYQVFRMIRDGTYKPGTVYSFGLKERAVGLAIDDHSRQLIPAGYLQRIEAIRQKVISGEIEVKPYRP
- a CDS encoding ADP-ribosylglycohydrolase family protein, giving the protein MASRAWEMERDLRRQARPPREGVAHDALRWKQAVDALSAPVRLARVLWESEVPASGAPDRLIVGAIQSVANRGRDVTRAEALIPAAQEAFERNDDLTLSRVVAEIYRELWQAPLVADHPYHRFVHPDTWEDVRASLPGAREDAGGAGTGLPGGGPDRASYLGSDAYLDRVHAAWLGKNIGGALGTPLEGYTGRAIREAWGEVRGYVRPPSTLNDDITYEIAFLSALESHGAALDSQELALRWLDLIPMGWSAELVALDNLRRGLMPPVSGRYLNPYSEWIGAQMRGEVCGLVAPGRPMEAVRWAWIDGIVSHEKNGVYAEMYNAALVSLAFVQPDVRALLEQALAYVPQASEFADVVRRTLGWCRQAANWQEAWARAEAAFEAYHWIHAYPNAAAVIVGLWWGQGDFDETLHVVAMCGLDVDCNAGQAGAILGAAKGTAAIPAAWSAPLEDTLETYVKGFERMRISELARWTARLAAGLGSGR
- a CDS encoding HD-GYP domain-containing protein, which gives rise to MDGESGQRDRGCADAPGSRILARLAGELGEATQAEQVWAALARAAHEACGCFLLEVWVARPPQPAEGLLDAERENHLVYTWTAPAGRGAAVEAKLPLRAKGERLGHVRVALASPEPGAFSPVPAPPPVAHDWTLLQALVAFAAQAWAHLDKARRLHLTLRQAVEALAALAEARDAGSPHAAADADHGHEMAHLAVAVGKELGIAQDRLQQLAYAAMLHDIGKLAIPDHVLQKRGHLTQGEWAAVRRHPAVGRAIVQRLESLDLAARIIHQHHEHFDGTGYPQGLAGEAILLEARIVAVIDAFTAMTTPRAYREARTRAQALAELRRYAGTQFDPRVVEALGRIVQAPVEQRPAS
- a CDS encoding flavin reductase family protein — translated: MDPQVKKQVLRKLTYGLYVVSAAQGGELAAGTVNWLSQASFTPPLVMVGLKVDSLLHAVVDRARAFAVNVLSADQKDVAQAFFRSTEVRDGRVNGYAFEPGATTGAPVLAVVPAWFEARVTDAVKRGDHTVYVAEVVHAGLRDPQARPLDMWETGWFYGG
- a CDS encoding ABC transporter ATP-binding protein → MIELRHLYKIFPPRTVAVRDVSLAVRDGEIHALVGENGAGKSTLMRILYGMLRPDGGEIRIDGRRVSFGSPTEAMAAGIGMVHQEFMLVPSLPVYENVVLGSEPVRRFGRIDWEAAKRRVDELARQLRAGIDLHQRVERLSVAAQQKVEILKILYRNARVLILDEPTAVLTPQETRELFERLREFRREGRTVVFISHKLDEVLAISDRISVMRQGRLVRTLDNQGVSARELAHLMVGGELAPFTRAGTAERRPQAGDQGRVVAGDGRRGGGPALEVRHVTLPGRGGRPVLQDVSLAVWPGEIVGIAGVEGNGQAELVQVIVGLRRPQAGQVLVGGRDVTAHSIEQRRQSGLSFVPQDRKGAGAAPAGTLVENAALGHHRRERLTRWRGRLLDRRAMLELTVDILRKHRVAAAGPRAPFRSLSGGNQQKLILGRELAFDSPVLVLDQPTRGLDVASTRFVHETLQELRARAKAILVVSADLDELFALADRLLVMFGGQVVAELDPGVATREQAGEWMLGGRMPA
- a CDS encoding ABC transporter permease, with the protein product MFTYHANTFNIAMEGMMLAGAFFAVAASYLTGSWAAGVAAAVGAGLLLAALFALVAIGLRCDEFVTGIAINMLALGGTTFLLRLWFNVKGALVSPRIAALPRWHIPGLEQVPFLGDVLSGHAFLVYVTWAAVAAVHWVIFSTRFGLRLRASGESPDAAASLGVSPSRYKYWAALLSGLLSGLAGAYLSLGYVSLFTENMSNGRGWIALAAIILVRARPVPMLLISLLFGFFDGMGMALQGAKFPAQLTHMLPYLATLLALYSYARTARRRRLAEGVTS
- a CDS encoding ABC transporter permease — encoded protein: MRETLRQLALGLAGIVLALAAGAVALAARGQAPLDVYRVLFRYAAGSWYDLSNSLHNAVPLILTGLAAAVGFGSGVVNLGQQGQLLLGALATALVGVALPLPPAPALAVGIAAGMLAGALWGALAAWMRHRLGMDEFITTLILNFVAVYATGYLVTYPLMDPKAYTPMTVQVLPAYWLPRLSASAELDAGMLLAGAAVLAMALAARYTPLGYEWRMMGLNALAAKLAGIDTARNVSLALWVGGALSGLAGALLVMGGVQHRFVDGMAANYAWDGIMVAIIGQTGVVATTLYALFFGALQTGSLGMEFEVGVPSEFSMVVQALVVVFAVAGPLLLDRTLTRWALRRVEKEVVSPGAGHGAAGGGA